From the Jeongeupia sp. HS-3 genome, the window TCACCTCGGAGAGGCCGTGCACGCGAACGATACCATCGGTGACCGAAACAACCGTACCAGTGGTACGGGCTTCGACGCCTTCCGACAAATTCTGGATCCGGGCTTTAATCAGTTCACTGATTTCGGACGGATTGAGTTGCATTAAAAATCTCCTAGCTCTTCAGGCTCGTCGCAAGGGCAGAAAGCTTGCCGGCCACGGACGCATCAATCACCATATCGCCGACCGTCACTTTGACGCCGCCAATCAAGTCGGGATTGACGCTGACCTTAGCAGCCACCTTGCGTTGCAGGTGGGTTGCCAGCGCGGTCTTGAGCTCGGCCACTTGCGCATCATCGAGCGGGAAGGCCGACATGATATCGGCCTCAACCTCACCTTCTTCTGCAGCCTTGTAGGTTTCGAACAAAGACGAAATCTGCGGCAGCACGGTGAAGCGGCGGTTTTCCAGTACGGCGGCAATGAAGTTTTTCACTTCATCGCTGACGTTCCCGCCCAAAAGCTCGGTGAGCAATTGCTGAACCTGAGCAGCGGAATACTTGGGGTTGGCCGCAACGTCATCGGCGAGCGGATCCTGAGCAATCAGGGACAGCTTGCCGAGCACGTCCGACCACTGATCCAGCGTACCAGCGTCTTTCGCGATGCGAAAAACGGCTTCGGCGTAGGGTCGAGCGACGGTGATGAGTTCTGCCATGGCTGTCTTACAGTTCCGCTTTGAGAGTATTCAACAGCGCGGCGTGCTTGGTCGCGTCGATCTCGGACTTGAGAATCTTCTGCGCACCGGCGACGGCAAGGTCTGCAACCTGCTGACGCAACACTTCCTTGGCTTGTTGAACCTGCTGTTCGATATCGGCCTGTGCACCCTTGATCAGGCGCTCGCCTTCCAGCTTGGCCGCATCCTTCGCTTCGTCGACGAGTTGCGCACTGCGCTTCTCGGCTAGGGCGATGATCTCGCTGGCCTGCTGCTTGGCTTCACGCAGCTTGTCGGCCGATGACTTTTCAGCATTGGCCAGATCCTGCTTGGCGCGATCTGCTGCCGCCAGGCCATCAGCGATGCGCGTAGCGCGCTCGTCCATCATCCGGGTCAGCGGAGGCCATACGAATTTCATCGTGAACAGGATCAGGATCGCAAAAGTGATCATCTGACCCAGCAGGGACATATTGATATCCACGCTGAACGTCCTCCAGGGTTAAGTTAAAGCGGGGGCTTGATTATTGAGCCGCTGCGATAACCGCATTGAGGAACGGGTTGTTGAAGGTGTAGAGCATTGCAACACCAACACCGATCATCGAAATCGCGTCCAGCAGACCGGCGATGATGAACAGTTTGGTTTGCAGAACCGGGATCATTTCCGGTTGGCGAGCCGACGACTCGAGGAACTTGCCACCAAGGATAGCGAAGCCCAGTGCGGTGCCGATGGCAGCCAGACCGATAATGATCGCAGCAGCGATCACCGTGAAGCTTTGTACGGAAGCGATTTCAGCAACAGCCATTTTAATAACTCCAAAAAGGATGGTTGAGGTTGGGGGGATGGAGAAAAACACGTGCCAGACAGGCGATACCTGCCCGGCCCGATTCTTTTAGTGATCCTCGACGGCGAGGCTCAGGTAAACGATGGTCAGCATCATGAACACGAAGGCTTGCAGCGTCACGATCAGGATGTGGAAGATCGCCCACGGCGCGCCCAGCACCCACTGGATCCAGAACGGCAGCAGCGCGATCAGGATGAAGATCAGTTCGCCGGCATACATGTTGCCGAACAGACGCAGCGACAGCGAAATCGGCTTGGCCAGCAGCTCGACCATCTGCATGACGAAGTTGGCCGGTGCCAGGATGATCGTACCGATCGGGCCCGAAGCGTGGAATGGCGCGGTGAAGATTTCCTTGATCCAGCCGCCGAAGCCCTTGGCCTTGATCGAGAAACCGATGATCAGGAACATCACCGAGATCGACATCGCGAAGGTCAGGTTGACGTCGGCGGTCGGCACGGCGCGCAGGTAGTAGATGCCGAAGACGTGATTGGCGATCCACGGCAGCAGGTCAACCGGCAGGAAGTCCATGGCGTTCATCAGGAACACCCAGCAGAAGATCGTCAGCGACAGCGGGCCGATGACCTTGCTCTTGGCGTGGAAGGCGTCCTTGATCTGCGAATCGACCATCTCGACGATCAGTTCGACGAAGTTCTGCAGCTTGCCCGGCACACCGCTGGTGGCGCGGCGCGCAACGAAGGCGAACACGCCGACGAAGAGGAAACCGAGCGCCAGAGAGATCCAGAAGGTATCCAGATGGAAACCGCTGGCGGTCTGGTTGAACGTGAGGTGATGCTGGATGTACTCGGTGGCGTTCGCCGGTGGAGCGTGGTGTTCTGCAGCCATGGTTATTTTTTGCCGTTAAATTGAATCAAAAGCCCGAACCAGTAGGCGCTTGTAGCGGCGATGTAACCGATAAACAACCACATCCAAGCTACCTGCCGGTAAAAAACAAATACCGCGGCGAACGCGACGATGGTCAACGCCATCTTCGCCGCCTCCGCGGCGAAATGCAGCCGCATCAGCGCGGCCGGCGGACCGTACGCCAGCTGGTAGGCGATGCGTGCATACAGCATCGAGCCAGCCAGAGCGATCGCGCCCCCCAAACCACTTGCAATTCCCGCGCTGCGTCCCCATAAAAGGTAGGACAGCAGCATCACTACCAGCGTGATCCCCAACTTGAGGCAGATCACGCCCTTGATTTGTGCCTGCGCGACCATATCCACCGCCTGCAAAGCCCCGCGATTATACGGAGCTGCGTTGATACGCGTCAATTTTACCCATTGACGATAAAGACATTTATCCACTTTCCCGTAGTCAACTACATAAAGTTGCGTGTAGCAAACTACATCTTCGACCCCTCGCCGCTGTCCGACCTTGATCTAGGGCAGGTTTGCGGCGCACAGCGCTGGTGCACCCATCAGAAACGCTGCAGCAGCCGATCCAGTTCATCAAGGCTGGTGTAGGCGATGCTGATCCGCCCTGCCCCCTTCTTGCCCTGACGAATCGATACGCTGGCACCGAGCTTGCCGGCGATCTCCTCCGCCAGCCTTGCTACATCCGGATCCGGGCGGGCCTGCGGCTTGGCCGCAACACCGTCCTGCAGTCGTTTCACCAAGGCTTCGGTTTCGCGTACCGACAGGCCCTTGAGAGCGACCGTTTGCGCGGCATCGAGCTGGGTCAGCGTTTCCAGCGGCAACAACGCCCGCGCGTGGCCCATGTCGATGGCGCCATCGAGCAGCAGTTTTTGTACCGGCTCGGCCAGTTGCAGCAAG encodes:
- a CDS encoding F0F1 ATP synthase subunit delta, producing the protein MAELITVARPYAEAVFRIAKDAGTLDQWSDVLGKLSLIAQDPLADDVAANPKYSAAQVQQLLTELLGGNVSDEVKNFIAAVLENRRFTVLPQISSLFETYKAAEEGEVEADIMSAFPLDDAQVAELKTALATHLQRKVAAKVSVNPDLIGGVKVTVGDMVIDASVAGKLSALATSLKS
- a CDS encoding F0F1 ATP synthase subunit B, with amino-acid sequence MDINMSLLGQMITFAILILFTMKFVWPPLTRMMDERATRIADGLAAADRAKQDLANAEKSSADKLREAKQQASEIIALAEKRSAQLVDEAKDAAKLEGERLIKGAQADIEQQVQQAKEVLRQQVADLAVAGAQKILKSEIDATKHAALLNTLKAEL
- the atpE gene encoding F0F1 ATP synthase subunit C, translated to MAVAEIASVQSFTVIAAAIIIGLAAIGTALGFAILGGKFLESSARQPEMIPVLQTKLFIIAGLLDAISMIGVGVAMLYTFNNPFLNAVIAAAQ
- the atpB gene encoding F0F1 ATP synthase subunit A — protein: MAAEHHAPPANATEYIQHHLTFNQTASGFHLDTFWISLALGFLFVGVFAFVARRATSGVPGKLQNFVELIVEMVDSQIKDAFHAKSKVIGPLSLTIFCWVFLMNAMDFLPVDLLPWIANHVFGIYYLRAVPTADVNLTFAMSISVMFLIIGFSIKAKGFGGWIKEIFTAPFHASGPIGTIILAPANFVMQMVELLAKPISLSLRLFGNMYAGELIFILIALLPFWIQWVLGAPWAIFHILIVTLQAFVFMMLTIVYLSLAVEDH
- a CDS encoding ATP synthase subunit I, whose amino-acid sequence is MTRINAAPYNRGALQAVDMVAQAQIKGVICLKLGITLVVMLLSYLLWGRSAGIASGLGGAIALAGSMLYARIAYQLAYGPPAALMRLHFAAEAAKMALTIVAFAAVFVFYRQVAWMWLFIGYIAATSAYWFGLLIQFNGKK